From the Simplicispira suum genome, the window GCATTGCCCATCGCATTGCTGGCAGGCCTGGAGTCCATCCGTGGGCTACTTCTGGGCGGCGCCATCATCGGTTTGATACAAGGACTTACGTCAGCGTATATCGACCCGATCTTCGGAGGGCAAGCCTCTGCAATCGTGCCGTACCTGTTCATGCTGGGCGTGCTCCTGATCCGTCCCACCGGCATGTTCGGCTGGAAAATTATCGAGAGGGTGTGAGCATGGATCCCGCTGGTCGTTTCTCCAAAACCTATTCGGCTGACGTAGCGTTGGTGCGTACGCGTCCACAAGCCGTGGCCCTCGTGCTCACACTCATCGCCCTGTTGGTGTTCGCGTTCATGGGTTCACCCCGAATGCTCTCCGTGCTGACGTCTATTTTCACTGCGGCAATCATTGCCGTCGGCCTGCAGGTCACCACCGGCTTTGCTGGTCAGGTCAATCTCGGCCAGGCTGCTTTCGCTGGAGTGGGGGCCTACTGCACCGCCTTTCTGGCTCAACGCTTCTCCGTACCGTTCTATCTGGTTATTCCACTGTCGGGTTTCGCTGCTGCCGGCTTCGGGTGGATCTTCGGCATGGCGGCCGTGAGGATCCGCGGTTTTTACCTTGCATTGACGACGATCGCCGCTCAGGCGCTGTTTCCCTTCGTGATTCTCAACCTGCCATCCAACTGGCTGGGCGGCTCGTCCGGTCTCACAGTGCCACCGGCAACGCTTGGCAGCTGGCGGTTGACGTCGGAGCGCGACCTATACCTCATGGCGCTTGTCGTTGGAATTGTCATGGTAGCCGGCGCATTCGGGATCGTGCGTGGCCGCCATGGACGCGCCTTCCTGGCCGTGCGCGACGATGAACTCGCTGCGGGCATGACGGGGATAGCTGTGGCCCGGACAAAAGCCATGGCCTTTTTTGTCGGCGCGTTCTACGCCGGTGTCGGGGGCGCGCTGATCGCATACCAACTGCGGCTCGTCAACACCGAAGGCTTCACCCTCTTTCAGTCCATTTGGTTTATCGCGATGGTGATCGTTGGGGGCCTTGGCTCAATAGTCGGTGGCATCGTGGGCGCCGCAGCGATCCGGGGCGTTCAGGAAATCCTGTCCACCATCGGGCCGACGCTGGCGGGACTACTCCCCTTGTTGGGAAATTCCTTCGTCTTTGCCGCGATGAACGTCTTCTTGGGAGGAGTCATTGTCGCCTTCCTCATCTACGAGCCGGACGGTTTGATGCGCCGCTGGAGCATTCTCAAATCACAGTATCGCCGCTGGCCGTTCCCGCGCTAAGCGGGGAGTTTCGAACCCCTCTCATAACCAACCAAACGGAGACAAGCATGTTGAAGATCAAGAACCTGATGGCCATTGGCCTGGCTGCCGTACTTTCTATGAGCACAGGACAGGCGCTGGCGCAGAAGACCTATAACGTTGCCTCGCTGGGCGACTATAGCGGGCCATTCGCAAGCATCTACCCGCCTGTGGAGGACGCGCGGCGCGCCGTCATCGAATGGTGGAACAAGGAAGTTGGCGCGAAGAGCCAGGTTACGCTGAAGATGAAGACTTATGACACCCGCTATGACGTTGCGCAGACCGCTTCACTATGGCCGGGCATCAAGTCGGAACTCCAGCCAATTGCGATCCTTGGGCTCGGCGGTTCGGACTTCGCGGCGCTGCAGACGCGCCTACCCGACGATAAGATTCCACTCACCGCTGCCAATGGCGCCTATGGCTTCGCGTGGAAGGCGGATCCCTGGGCCTTCCTTTCGCGCCCGACCTACGCGCACGAGACGGGTGCGTTTGTCAACTGGATGAGCGAGCGTCTGAACCGTCCAGTCAAATTTGTTACGGTCTCCTCCGAAGCCAGCGCCGGCTTTGCCGACATGGCGAAAGGCATACAGACCTATGCCCGAGAGAATCCCACCAAGGCCCAACTCATTGAGACGGTTTTCACCGACCTCCAGCCATCCGATCTCACGCTGCAGATGCGCCGCGTGACGGCTGCCAACCCGGACGTCATCGTGGTGCTAGGCACGATGGGGCAAGTCATCGCTACGAAACGGGCCCTCCAGACGCTCGGCAAGAAGATCCCGGTGCTTGTCTCATCGCACAACGGGCTCGCGACGCTCGGCCCTGTCCTCGGGGGCATGGCGGCCGTTGAAGGAGACTATGAGGCGCATGCAACGGCCCTTGCGACCGCCGAAGCGTCGGACGCGCACGCGTTCTACGAGATGTTGCAGAAGAATTACGGACTAAAGGCAGCCTGGAATGGCTTCACGATTATGGGCCTGGCGCAGACGGTCTATACGGTTCGCGCCATCGAGCGTGCTCAGCAGAAGGCCGGAAATGCCGCCATCACGGGTGCGGATGTTCGCGCGGCGCTCCTCGCTGGCCCCTTCCGCTCGTCCGATCTGTTCGGCCTGGCCCCGGACCTAGAGTTCACCAGTCAGGCGCCTTTCCCCACCACAAGTGCAAAGGTGAACATCGGCACGGTCAAGGACGGGAAGTTCGTCAGTGTGGCGCAGGGCGTTCCTGTACCTACCGTGAGCAAGTGGTAAGAGGCGAAGGACGGCACCTGCCATGCTGAGGCTCAATAACGTCGAAGTCGTCTATTCAGACGTCGTCTTGTCCGTGCGGGGCGTGTCCCTCGCTGTTAGCCGCGGCCAGAGCGTGGCCCTACTGGGCGCCAATGGCGCCGGCAAGAGCACGACTCTTAAGGCGATTTCCGGGTTAATCCACGGCCAGTACGGGAAAGTGGCATCAGGCTCGGTCGAATTCGAAGGCAAATCGCTCGTTGGCATGGCGCCGGACGAAGTCGTCGCCTCGGGCGTTTCGCACGTGATGGAGGGACGCCGCGTCCTGCGTCACATGACAGTGGACCAGAACATTTCCGTGGGCGGCCACAGGCTCGCTAGCAAGGGTGAGATGCTGCGACGTAAAGAGTGGGTCTATGAACTTGTGCCTCAGCTGAAGGACCTGCGGAGCCGCGTGAGTGGCTACCTCTCAGGCGGCGAGCAACAGATGCTTCTGATTTCCCGCTCGCTTATGTCCGAGCCCAAGCTCATGTTGATCGACGAGCCCTCGCTCGGCTTGGCGCCACAGATGGTGGAGGCGATCTACACCCTGCTCAGTCGCTGCCGCGCGGAAGGGACGGCCATGCTCATCGTCGAGCAGAACGCGTCCGCGGTGCTGCAAGTGGCGGATTACGGCTACGTGATGGAAGGTGGACGCATCGTGCTGGAAGGTGCGG encodes:
- a CDS encoding branched-chain amino acid ABC transporter permease, with the protein product MDPAGRFSKTYSADVALVRTRPQAVALVLTLIALLVFAFMGSPRMLSVLTSIFTAAIIAVGLQVTTGFAGQVNLGQAAFAGVGAYCTAFLAQRFSVPFYLVIPLSGFAAAGFGWIFGMAAVRIRGFYLALTTIAAQALFPFVILNLPSNWLGGSSGLTVPPATLGSWRLTSERDLYLMALVVGIVMVAGAFGIVRGRHGRAFLAVRDDELAAGMTGIAVARTKAMAFFVGAFYAGVGGALIAYQLRLVNTEGFTLFQSIWFIAMVIVGGLGSIVGGIVGAAAIRGVQEILSTIGPTLAGLLPLLGNSFVFAAMNVFLGGVIVAFLIYEPDGLMRRWSILKSQYRRWPFPR
- a CDS encoding ABC transporter ATP-binding protein, which produces MLRLNNVEVVYSDVVLSVRGVSLAVSRGQSVALLGANGAGKSTTLKAISGLIHGQYGKVASGSVEFEGKSLVGMAPDEVVASGVSHVMEGRRVLRHMTVDQNISVGGHRLASKGEMLRRKEWVYELVPQLKDLRSRVSGYLSGGEQQMLLISRSLMSEPKLMLIDEPSLGLAPQMVEAIYTLLSRCRAEGTAMLIVEQNASAVLQVADYGYVMEGGRIVLEGAGEELALNDDVREFYLGVDTSGERKSFREVKHYRRRKRWLG
- a CDS encoding ABC transporter substrate-binding protein yields the protein MLKIKNLMAIGLAAVLSMSTGQALAQKTYNVASLGDYSGPFASIYPPVEDARRAVIEWWNKEVGAKSQVTLKMKTYDTRYDVAQTASLWPGIKSELQPIAILGLGGSDFAALQTRLPDDKIPLTAANGAYGFAWKADPWAFLSRPTYAHETGAFVNWMSERLNRPVKFVTVSSEASAGFADMAKGIQTYARENPTKAQLIETVFTDLQPSDLTLQMRRVTAANPDVIVVLGTMGQVIATKRALQTLGKKIPVLVSSHNGLATLGPVLGGMAAVEGDYEAHATALATAEASDAHAFYEMLQKNYGLKAAWNGFTIMGLAQTVYTVRAIERAQQKAGNAAITGADVRAALLAGPFRSSDLFGLAPDLEFTSQAPFPTTSAKVNIGTVKDGKFVSVAQGVPVPTVSKW